Within Cellulophaga sp. L1A9, the genomic segment CATCATTTGAAACGGTAATTGCATTTCCATTTAAATCCATAGAAAAAGGAGTTACCAATTTAGCTTGCCTACCAAAACCAGCTCCCGCAGCAATAGGCTGACCTGCTAGCATATGTGAACCATCTAATTGTCCGTCAATAACACGGTCTAAAACATTTTTCCAGTTAGATTGTGCTTCCACAGAAACGTATAGTCCTTCTTCCTCAAAGAACCCTTTTTCTTTAGCAATTGCCAAAGGTGCCATATCTGTTAATTTGATAAAGCCAAAGGTTAGTTGGGGTTTTTCTATTTCTAAAGAATTCGCTTTTACTTCTTCTGAAGACGTTTCTTTTGCTTTCTTTTCTTTTCCTCCGCAAGCCGAAAGAAGCATAGCTGCCATAAAAGAAAAAGCCACTTTTTTGATTACATGTTTCATAGTTGATTATTTATAGTTTTCTACGTACTAATACTTAATAATGACAAATATATAAGTACTTAAACGGAAATTTCATGAATTAGCGCAGCACCAAACCTCTTTTTATCCCATAACAAAACCTGCTATAAAACATATTTTCAGCGTAACAGACTAGCATAAAGAGCATTAAAACAAAACACCAATTACGTAGCTGTACGTAATTGGTGTTTTGTGCTCTTACCACTATGAACTGATTAAAAATAAACCAGAAATAATTTGCGACTATAAATCCAGATAGAAGTTATGCTCCGAGATTTCTTTTTTGAGTAGGTCTACATTAGTAATGCCTACTTTTTTACCTTTTGTATGGATGAGATTTTCTTTTTTTAAGCTTGAAAATATACGAATGACTTGTTCTTCTGTTGTGCCTGCATAATCTGCATACTCTCTTCTACTTAAGGCAAGATTTAAAAATCCGTTGTAATCTTTAAATTTTCTGTGGATATATAATAAGGTATCTACCACGCGTTCCCTTACCGTCATTTGTGAAATAGATTTGACTTTTGCTTCACTTCTATTCAATTCATCGGCATAAAAAAGCATTAAATCATAGGCAAAACTAGCATTACTCTTTAGGGCTTTTTGTAATGTTTCTTTAGAGAAATAACAAAGCTCCGTATGTTCTAGCGCTATAGCCCCTATGGAATAATATTCTTCAGTACCAAAACCCCGGTGCCCAATAATTTCTCCTTCTTTTGCAAAACGAACAATTTGTTCCTTACCGTGTATTCCTGTCCTATATACCTTAACCTTACCTTTTAATATAAAGAAGAGCCCATTGACGGGTGCTCCCTCAATAATGAACTGTTGCCCTTTTTTACAAGTAATTTCTGTTTTTATAGTAGAAAATAGCGCTACTTGCTCTGAAGAAGTATTTCTATTGATCAGACAATTAGTGTTGAAACAACTTTCGCAAGCAGTATTCAAAGAATTGTATCTTTTTGAATTTACATTCCGTGTATGTGCTGTTAGCGTATTCAATATTTTTTACCCTATTATTTATCTGCTAATTGAATATTTAATTTTTCTGAAGGAACAGTCTCCTCTGAAGTGGCAAATTTTATCGCTAATGACAATAAAGACGCAACTAAAATGCAACCCCCAATCACAAAGTATCCTGCCGAAACTGCAGAAGCGGAAGCTAATGTTTGCGCTGCTTTTACAGCTTCTTCGCCCAGATTACTGTTTGCTGAAATAGCGCTACTTTCTGCAATAGCAGATTTTGACTTTAATAATAAGGCTGCAAAAAATGCTCCTACATTCCCCCCTGCACCAACAATCCCCGAAATAGAACCTATTGCTTTTTTATTAATAAATGGAACCACAGAAAATGTTGCTCCTTCTGCCATTTGCACCGTTAAGCTAAAAGCTATCAAAAAAATCATCCCTACAGCGAGACTTATTGTCATAGAAAAGAAAGACAGCATTATTCCTTCGGCAGCTAAAATAACTGCTAAGAAAATTACACGACCTCGCAAGCCTTTACTATTTCCAAATTTATCTCCAAAATAACCTCCAAGAGTACGGGCAAAAATATTCATTAAAGCAAAAGACAATACTAAATTTCCTGCGAACGATCTTTCTAAACCAAATCTATTTTGAAGATAGTCATCCATAGTCCCATACACGGTTAATTCAATTCCGAAACAAGCAGCATAGACTAAAAATAATATCCAAACTCTATAATCTTTTAATACACTAGCAAAAGATGCCTCATCTTTTTTCAAAATAGGCATTTCACCTTTTTCTTTCAATTCCGCAAAATTTCCGTCGGGCGTATCCTTTGTAAAGGAGTAATAAACAAAACCCATTGCAAGGCACAAAAGACCTGCTATAACCATAGAGTAACGCCAAGCAATTTCATCTGCCACACCAAAACCAACAACTGCCGCAGCAATTAAGGGCATCCCTAAACGGTTAGCTCCACCTCCTAAATTTCCCCAACCCGCAGAAGTTGCATTTGCAGTACCTACAATATTAGGAGCAAACATAATAGATGTATGAAATTGTGTAATTACAAAAGATGCTCCTATAAAACCTATAAAAAACCTACATACCAAAAACTGCATAGGGGTTTGCACAAAACCCAGTAATATTACCGGAATTGCACCAAACACCAATAAATAGGTATAACACAACCTTGGTCCGTATTTATCACATAATTTACCAACAGCCAAACGTGCAAACACCGTTCCTGAAACGGCTAATATAATTGAGTTCCATTTTTGAGACGGACTCAAGCCTAAATCTTTAACTACATCTGGCATAAAAGGAACGATCCCAAACCAAGCAAAAAAGCAAAGAAAGAATGCTAATGACGTAATCCAAAATGTCTTCATTTGAATACTCTTAAAATCACGGAAGTTTAGTTTCGTTGCTTTATTTGATGTCGTATTATTCATGTCTTTATTATTTTGAAAGTTATACTAGATTCCAACTACTTCTCAAAAATAAGTATAATTACGTATTAATACGTATATACTTAATTAAAAAAGGTTCGGTATACGTATTTTTATTAAAGTGTCAAGATTTTCATAGAAATTCTATCAAATAGAAAAAAAAGAGAAGCGTATATTAAAAATTTCATATTTAGAGAAGTATTTCA encodes:
- a CDS encoding Crp/Fnr family transcriptional regulator; this translates as MNTACESCFNTNCLINRNTSSEQVALFSTIKTEITCKKGQQFIIEGAPVNGLFFILKGKVKVYRTGIHGKEQIVRFAKEGEIIGHRGFGTEEYYSIGAIALEHTELCYFSKETLQKALKSNASFAYDLMLFYADELNRSEAKVKSISQMTVRERVVDTLLYIHRKFKDYNGFLNLALSRREYADYAGTTEEQVIRIFSSLKKENLIHTKGKKVGITNVDLLKKEISEHNFYLDL
- a CDS encoding MFS transporter, coding for MNNTTSNKATKLNFRDFKSIQMKTFWITSLAFFLCFFAWFGIVPFMPDVVKDLGLSPSQKWNSIILAVSGTVFARLAVGKLCDKYGPRLCYTYLLVFGAIPVILLGFVQTPMQFLVCRFFIGFIGASFVITQFHTSIMFAPNIVGTANATSAGWGNLGGGANRLGMPLIAAAVVGFGVADEIAWRYSMVIAGLLCLAMGFVYYSFTKDTPDGNFAELKEKGEMPILKKDEASFASVLKDYRVWILFLVYAACFGIELTVYGTMDDYLQNRFGLERSFAGNLVLSFALMNIFARTLGGYFGDKFGNSKGLRGRVIFLAVILAAEGIMLSFFSMTISLAVGMIFLIAFSLTVQMAEGATFSVVPFINKKAIGSISGIVGAGGNVGAFFAALLLKSKSAIAESSAISANSNLGEEAVKAAQTLASASAVSAGYFVIGGCILVASLLSLAIKFATSEETVPSEKLNIQLADK